TCTGTGTTGTTTTGAAGAAGGCATTTCCAAGTGATTCCAAATCCATAATAGAAGGAAACCTATAAAAATAGGTGAGTGGAGTTTAGAAAGTTATCTGTAGTTGGGGAGAAATTAGTAGTAAAACACAAAATCACACTTATTTAACAAAGCTTTTTTCACAAACCAGTAAGCCTATACATGTAATGTGCGTGTAACAAAACCATGTATGACTTTAGTGAGTAACAAATCAGCTGCGGTAACAACACTGGCTTTCCATGCCTGCCCTTGGGGTTTTGACTAGCTATTAAAAAGTGCCTAGTCAgcttcccgagtggtgcagtggtctatggCACATTTGTTTGTTTCTAAGAGCTTATTCACACAATTGACTTGTGGTTTGAGTGAGATAGTCCTACCTGTCTAAACTTGTCCCGAACCTTCTCCATGTCTTCCACATTTTTGCGTATCAAGTTCAAATCATCTTAAGTGATTTTGTTGAGCTTCACAATCCATTTTAGATACTTTTGGAAGATTTGAACATGATATGCGAAAAATAACTCAAGTCACATGACGAATGGGATTTGTGACAAATGCTAAAACGTTAGCACGTGGAAACAGTAACGTTAATAGCGAAACTAAACCAACGCATACCCTGCTTAATACAGGGTAAGGAAAACAACATGTCATTTTGAAATTTGCGTAAACTATCCTCTTAATAGCTAGTTTTCACTAGATGGTTTACAGCTTGTCAGAATTCACTTTTTGTAGCATGTTAGAACTTACGCagtaggataattaatgtagcatgTTAGGATAATtcggttaaggttaggaaaatcATTAGGTTTTTCTCAAATGCAACAACAAACAATATCAACTTTTGACGTCAATTTAGGCATGACCCTGGATAAGTGATGCTCAACTTGCCTCCATTGAAAGCTTGGCACCATGTGATGCCCCATGTTTCCGACCATCAATCATTCCTTGTCGCGTGCCTTCACCGAACCCCTCACGGTACCCCTCTACATGGAACCTGAAATCATATAAAACTCATATGGTAATCACGAAACATTGCTACAACTCTAGCTAACTACAAACAAACAAGCGTCATGCTAAATAAGCTAGAGCAAGGCAGTATTTAGCCTACCTGTCGTCCGCCATGAGAATACAGTCAAATAAATCTTCACTTTTGTGGGCCATTTTCGAAGAATATCAAAAGAGTATCGCCTAATACAAATATTACTTGGCTATATAGCCTAGCCAACAGCTCTCGCTTCCGCAAACATCAGTTTGTGGCTACAGCATTGCTTTGGAAAGCCCAACAGTTAGTTCGCGCATCACTGCCATCTACTGTGTTGGAGTTTGTTCTCCTTCGATTAGGTAtaacggcggttggcatccaatgttAATGGTGCATTACCGTTACCAGCTGGACGGGGTATTAAATAAAAAACGAAAAAATATATTCCGGAAAGGGGGTAAAACGATATCATACAAAATATCTAAAAAAACAAAACCATCATACTTCTTCAATCACAGTCCACTACAAAATACATCCCTACACAGGCTCAGGGGCCTGTGATAAGGCTACGTTCACCAACAGGAATGTTCAGCGGCATTCACAATGATTCTGACTTCTCTGCTTGTGCTGTACAGTTTATGACCATTGCAATAAATAATACAAAGTCCACCTTTTTAACATGCAGCATTTCACTATCTCTCAGTTGATGAAAAAACTTCACTGGTATTGGTGGCTCTACTACCATTGCTTCTTCCACGCCACTCGTTCCTTCCCATTTTCTCACCGCCTCCAGATAGGTGATACGCTGGACACTCcatgactgtatagttcccttaaggaaaagcacctttagtaaatccgctttctctgtgagagcttcccatgtctggaatacactgcaccacatatcacactttcacaaaatgcatgaagacatggctaaaggtcaatcatatttgtgaacataatccctagctgtgtattgccgctttccatgttgtctgtagcttgtgaggtgtggaaacactttatTGCTTTTATGAATTTGGTCTTGCTGATTTTTGTGCTATGTTGCTTTGTCTTGTTTGTCttatgttgctctgcgtgtgctcactgctcaatgattgtctatattgtaattgtttttaataacttGCCCAGGGACtgctactgaaacattgattcatgtgcactgtccctgtaaaaaaatcaaataaactcAATTCTCCTTCAACAGGGCACTCCAAGAATTCAGGTGCATGTACACATCGACAGGTGCAGCATTTTCCTTCATCTAGCATACAATATTCTTTCCTTCTGCATGCACTTGACACATGACCAAATATTTTTACATGTATGATACGGAAGGGTCTTGTGCACAAAAGCTCTTACAGGGTATCTCATGAAACCTAATTTTTGTATGAGAAGGGAGAGACTCAGTAGCATGGATGAAGTGAACGTATTTTCTCCGTCCACCATACAAGTCAATCGACTTGCACAAACCACTCCATCAATGTATTCAGTTATACCCTCTGCCTTTAGTTCGCACCACCACAGAAATAAACCCCTTGAAAGGCACCCTGCTACAAAAATCCATGCAGGAAACATTCCACTCCGATATCTTTTTGAGTCTTAACACACGTTTCTTCTGCTCCACAGACACACAAAACATCTAAATGAGACCACTTCTTGTGACTCTCCCCGACTCCACACTTTCTTCCAACACATTCCAGATTTTCCTGGAAATGTTAAATGGATTTCCCAAGTAGCATTCATCCAAAGCCCTGACTCCGACCAAAAACGAGTCTAGTGGTTTCCTATTTTCCAACATAGATTTACTTCTTTTGTTTCCCTTTTTCTTCACCACTCAGCACCCTCCCCAGTGCAagtagtggtgtaaagtactaagTTAAAATACTTTAAAGGATTACTTAAGTAgtgttttggggtatctgtactttactatttatattttttgtcaacttttacttcactacattcctaaagaaaatgtactttttactccattcactctccctgacacccaaaagtactcgttacattttgaatgcttagcaggacaggaaaatggtccaattcacacacttatcaagagaacatccctggtcatccctactgcctatgacctcacagactcattaaacacaaattcttcatttgtaaattatgtctgagtgttggtgtgtgcTATCCatcaataaaaaatgttttttaaattgtgccatctggcttgcttaatataaggaatttgaaatgatttatactttttatTACTTAAAAAGGTCATAATGACGAGTGAATGGCTATTATTTAATCCAGTAGCCTATAATTCACTTTAACTTTTCAAGACCTCAAATTACACAGGGCTATAAATCAAATGGAATATACATATTTAAACAAAACATAATACATTACGATCAATGTTTTGACTTCGATAACTTAAGGCCTAATTCTCTTATAAATCCCTGGTCGTGGCATGGCCAACCAGTCACCTAGGATTTTGTTGTTCCCAGGATTGGCTATGGGAAAAGGGTTAAAATTGTActgataagcttcaattgacacaaggtatgttgaacagtataaaaagcatttctggaaagcttttgtaagagaggaggcacaacagtaaataacagtatcatcagcataaaaatgaagttgcgcattttggacatttttgtataaattatttatataaatagtgaataagagaggaccaagtacagagccttggggcacaccattacagacagacaatttaacagagaTGAGCCCATCAAATTGATTAaactgagttctatcagacagatagttagcaaaccatgcaactgcatgctccgaaagacctacactcgacaatctctgccttagtatagcatgatcaactgtatcaaaagccttagagagatcaataaaaagtgagacacagtgctgttttttgtcaatGGCTGATATgatttaaaaccttcatggctgctgtaattgtgccatgcttcttcctgaagcccgattggtacattgataaaatagagttagtaaataaaaactattttagctgttcacttacaagggtttcaagtattttcaccaggggtgacagattggcctataattatttaaaacatttggatctcccccttttaaaagtggtaggacaaatgctgatttccagatctttggaatttcattacattccagggttagattgaacagagatgtaaagtggttcagctatgaaatcagctgccagatttaaaatgcagggatccaaaagatcaggacctgcaggctttctctgatctaaggatttcagggctttatgtaccacctgcactgagaatggcagAAAGCTAAAGgtttgaccagctctcactggttcatccacacagggttgtacagagacagaggacactgaatcaaacagcctaccagattaAACAATgtgctcattgaaacaattcagcatttcagttGTCATATATAGCAACAGAGTCCTTCAAAACACATGACggtaattcattaacattactgttaccagaCATAGACTTAATAGCCTTCCAGAACCTTCTAGggtcattcaggttatcagtggtaacagacataaaatattcagacttggccttcctgagaaaaaaagaacacttgtttcgtaactgcctaaaaataagccaatcagcatcagaacatgatttccttgctttagcccaggctagattacagttgtgaataatacaagacagctcagaagaaaaccatggattatcccgccctttaaccctgaacctgaggaatggggcatgtttgtttactatttgggAAAAACCATCATGAAAGAATTTCCAGGCTGTTTCCACATCAGGGATAAGCTCAATCGTGCTCCagttaaaataaaacaaatcatgaaaGAAAGCCTGCTCATTAAAACACTTCAAATTTCTCTTACGAATAAAACGTGGGTTTGTCTTTGGGACCTTAGTATttctaacagcaacaacagcacaaatgtcacttaaatcattacaaaaaacaccaaccgcagaatatttatgtggaacatttgtcaatatcaaatcaatcagGGTAGATTTTTCTGGGCATTTAAGACTTGGGCGAGTTAATCAACTGGGTAAGATTCATAGaattacaaaacatttttaaatcatcAGACACCGGCTTTAACCAACACCAGTTGAGATCACCAATCAagatcatttcactgtaaagaaGTTCAGACATAAGGTTCATCAGAGAAGAAAATGCATCaccgagagcagaggggggtctataacagccaatcacagttatagagaagCCCTTTGAAACCTCAATATTCAAAGCAAGAAATTCCAACTGTTTACAAATAGTTTCAGACTTTGCCACACTTACAGGGAATTTCGTTTTTACACATATAGCCACACCCCCACCTTTCTTATCTCGATCAGTGCGATAAACATTGTAACCCATAATACAAATATCATTATCAAAAACAGACTTGCTGAGCCAGGTTTCAGAAAACACAATTACATCAGCATCAGTTGATTTAGCCCAAATCCTAACCCCATTAATTTTTGACAACAGGCTGTGTACATTTAAATGAAAAATACCAAAACCAGATCATGATTTAAAATCAGAGGGGACATTTGGAAACAttgcatatcagggccagggttaggtgcACGTTACCTGATATCAACAAAAGAATAATAACTAGGCACATCTGTTTAATAACCTTGCACGGCTTCTCTTTTTTAAGAGACCTACTGCAAGCGAAATCTACAAGTGAGTTTCTAGACAATACAAAGCAGTCATTTAAAACCATTAGACTTTGGTAATCCATGGGTTTCATtaatgtcattcagactgttttgAAGTTGATAGAACTGGttatgatagctgaggttcatagctaggttctgaactaatatgtaTACCAAATGTTTTATGGaccatacacagatcggctacataactagctacacatccataggcatacaggtCTTTTTCCATAAGCATACATACAGGTCCTTTTTTTTAATCCTCCACTGCACAATAAACAAGAACATACGTTATTTCATCTATCTCCATTGCATGGCAAATATCAGCAAGGCAAGCATACaaaattgtacattcaatttgcagtaaatgctttagctagctagattattTACATCAGAAGGTATTGACAATTACATGTTTCACAAgacgacagcctggtttgctggttgtttcaggagtccctaaaacagAAAATAACCTAAATTACAATTTCATACTCGTGTCTCAACACCCATAAAATTAGCCAGCTAGCTGGCAAATGTTAGCGAGGCAGCAAGCTTGTTAAATTGTGAATTTCGTAAATGTAACTTTATGATAAAACAATTATGCATAATCTTTGATTACATTAACTGACATATTCCTGTCAACTGTACATTTGTGCATGATTCGTTATTACGCTATAACCACTTACATGTGCTTCCATCATAGcatttttgtcagccatctttgctgaagaaagtctCCAGCCTTGGGTCGCATGGAGTCAAATTCGTCATGGGAACCAATCGATATGATTGGTCTTAGCCCAGCGGTCGCCGCAAGCGATTTGAATAAAGTTGAAAAAACGTTGATCTTTTTCACCGCCTCCCACGCCACCTTCGCACCGCCCAAAGGTCCCCCGCCCTCTCCGCCTCTCACCGCTTTCCTTCCattgaaaatgaatgggaagcGGTGTTTCACCGCGCAGCACCGTGTGCTAGTGAACACCGGGCAGCTCCTTCTCCACTCACGCGTCATCAGGCAAATTACGTTTATACAGTgttggatcccaaaataaatgtgtaaaGTCATAAAAACAAATTAAGTCATTTGTGCAAGACAAATTTGAATCCGTAACATCATACGTTTTGCGAAAtcttaacatattgtacattttgctAATTCGTTACATTTAggaaattcgtaacatatcatacgaaaggGATGATAGACATCAACAAATAATACATACAATATGAAACGTAAAATATACTAAACAGGTTCTCAATGTGAAAACTCTCCGTTTTCTGGTGTAAATTAGAACACTCTCAAAAATGACGTCTGCCgaaacccgggatcgaaccagggacatttagatcttcagtctaacgctctcccaactgagctatttcGGCTACTACAATAAGTAGTCCCACAAGAATTAGTCATACTTTTCTAAGGTCTGTGGTTGGCTGCCCGGTATATTCATCTGGCTTCAGGATAATCAATATGTTCTACTCATCTTTCTCTAATAGGGAGTGATAAATGCCCCCACATGGATGGAATAATCACTCACACGTTATTTTCAAACTGACAGAAAGACAATGCTTCCACCGGCTAGTGCTCTGACAAACTCACACGTACTTTTAGTTAGAATTTTTGTTAAAATTAGGCTAACCTTTTACTGACTACGGGTACAAAAAGGAGCCTCAGTTGATCTGGAGACTTCTTGCTAACAGACACAGGCTCTCAATGTGTAATGGAAGTTCTAGAACTGCTCAGATAAAATGACCTATTATTTTATCTATTGTCCATGAGAGTGTGGTAGTGAGCACATCAAATTTGCACTTCTGCATGACGCAATATTAATGTGGTCAAACGCAACCATCTATTAGTCACAGTTTATCTATTATAATAACTTATAGTATTGCTTATAAAAATTTTAATACATTCTTTGTAAACAAAGCTCTCGTTTTATTTTGTCTAATCATAACTGTATAGGTATTGCATAAATGCTTTTTTACATTATATTTTTAAGTCGTGTTTTTTCCCACTGCTGAAATACCGACATGTAAAAAacatagcagaggatggtttcgatccatcgacctctgggttatgggcccagcacgcttccgctgcgccactctgctttcTATATGGCTAGGAGGAAAGGTAGCATTTGATCCTGCGAGACCAGCTTATTACGTATGTACGCAATGAAGCTCTTAGGAGCTCACTAAAGAGAATTCGAAAATAATACTTATTCCACTGCCATAGTAAAATAATTTTAGACAAATCTAATGACAAAATTAATATCATTAAACTAACATTAATTTTCTGTCTAAAATGTTTTTGTTGATCAAGTCATTTAATTTATTTACAACCACACTACAAATAAGTGAGAAAAAACACAAATCAAATGCTATTTCACAGATTGTATACTATTTTATTTTAGACAAATATGAAACAAGGCATCTGATGGAAATCCAATGGCACaagtattatactatatataatTTCTCCCCAAGACATATGTTATATACTAAGGCCTTTCTTATTCAGTGTCCTCAGTCTTTGGGCTTTCATGTCATTGTGTACGTTGAGATTGCTTCATTTATAAGAGACATATGCACTTTCTTTGTTCTCTTCCCAAATACCATGAATATTTAGGTATATTTTCAATGACATAAGATATAACCCTGTATTTTATTGCTTTACTTGTATAATAAAGGATACAATGCTTCTCTATAATACTGTTAAACTGAAGATGTCAGGAATATATTGAAGACATACAAAACACACAGTATAGTTATTTCTGCCTATAGCAGAAATACATTGGAATTCTGTTAGATTAAAATAATACAATGGCAGAATACATGATACATTTGCCATTTACTCAACATAATCTGAACAACCAGTCCAGTTAGCATGTAAGGAGAGAAacattaagcctagtcctggactaaggATAATTTTCAATTGAtccatcaggagggatcagcctgTCCTTGCATTGGATATCAGACACTGGTTGACCACCTCCAGAAGCTGGGAGTTCTCGAGTGCAGCGGCCACTCTCTCTTTGTCTGCCAGCTGTTTGTTGACTGGAACAAAAGCAAAAACAAAGGGTTTAGTTAGGGGCAATTCCACAGAAACTGGATGATACTGACACTCAGATACTTCACTTTAAGATATACACTACTGTCCAAATGTTCGGTGTCACTTAGCAATGCCCTTGTTTtcaatgaaaacatacatgaaattagttgcaaaatgaataggaaatatagttaAGACGTTGACatggttataaataatgatttttaattatttgctttcgtcaaagaatcctccatttgcatcaattacagccttgcagacctttggcattatagttgtcaatttgttgaggtaatctgaaaaTATTTCActccatgcttcctgaagcacgtcccacaaattggattgatgggcacttcttacataccatacggtcaagctgctgcCACAACAGCTTGCACAacagggttgagatctggtgactgtgctgaccactccattatagacataataccagctgactgcttcttcacTAAATAGTTCTTacagtttggagctgtgctttgggtcattgtcctgttgtaggaggaaattggctccaattaagcgccgtccacagggtatggaatggcgttgcaaaatgtaccctgtacaaatctcccactttacaattagccttttaaaatgataaacttggattagttaacataacgtgccattggaaaacaggagtgatggttgctgataatgggcctctgtacacctacaTAGATTTTCCATAAAAAAAAACGGCAATTTTTAGCCCTCCCgattggtctaaggcactgcattgtagagcttagctgtgccactagagattctgggttcgagtccaggctctgttgcagccggccacgaccgggagacccatggggcggcgcacaattggcccagcgtcggtcGCCAGgcgtacagtgtttcctccgacacattggtggggCTGGTTTCCAGGTTATGTGGAcactgtgtcaagaagcagtgcggcggggttgtgtttcagaggacgcagaGCTCTAGACCTTCACCTCTccagagtccgtacgggagttgcagcgatgagacaagactaactaccaattggataccacgaaattggggataaATGGGCAAAAAAAAATCAATAATAATAAATCAGGCCTTtgcagctacaatagtaatttacaacattaacaatatctactgtatttctgattattTTAATGTTATTTAAAAGGacaaaaaaaacaaggacatttctaagtcaccccaaacttttgaacggtagtgtatgtaaaaCAAAATCCAAtaattgcaaagttaaacaaccCATACAACTCTACATACAaggactactttgaacaatttccacaaaaacacatttacttcaTTAAAAGAATGACAGCAAAAAAGCACAAACTGTCAACAAAATTTGCTTCTGCACTGTTGTTctagtaaatgtgtttttgtaaacatttgtggaaattgttaaaagtagtccttgtgcatagagttgcaTGATTTGCTTAACTTTGTAGTCATTGGATTTTGTTtaacatacattttaaagtgaaaattcATAGTCTCAGTATCACTGTTACTGTGGAATTGATGTTAAGGGCTTCTCAAAAAGGGAAGTCTACAACAGTCGTCTTGAAGGTGTGATTGCTGGTCTCAGCCTCAATGTTGAGTTACTTCAGAGGCATGTCACTTTACCTGCATCTTCTGAGGCATGCGTCCCAGGAGTGATGTGCACATCAATCTGCAGAGATATGATTAGGCATAGATGGACATGATCCACCATGTTAATCTTAAATGTCCAGACAATTAAATCATATTAAAGCTTGTTTTCCTCTCACAGCTCACCAGGAAGCAGACTTCGTTTATTTCACCCACCTTAAACCTTTCTGGCAGGGACCGCAGCAGTTTGACTTTGATGGACAGGCCTATGAGAGTTGCCATGCTGCAGTGGGGTATAGTGGGGGTGAACTCCACACCCACTGTGTTCTCTTGGTCATCTACCTATAAAGAAAAATAAAGTTGATGGTTTTATTAGGCTAACACAGTATGGACTATCTGCTGTCCTTAGTAGCTACACAAGTGTGTCTGTGCCGAACATCTAACTGGGGAAAAAGTTGTGAAAGAAGTTTAACTCACGCGCACTCGCACTTGTTCCACGACATTCAACTCCTCGAGGGACAGTGGGTGTTCAGGATCATTAATGGATCTGATGAGATGTAGCACGGGTTAAGGTGAAATCTGATAACACAATGTTGAGAAATGAGCTTTCTTATTAAAGAATGAAGCATAATATGCTAAGTTAATTAGTATGACATTGAAAGCTCAAGGGATGTATCCTTAACGTATCCTTAAACTAGCTACACAGAAAGGATATCAAATATTTCTCTGTCGTCGATGGGATCAGCAACATCTTCGTCCTCGTCATTTGCGGTCTGAAGTCTCTCGCCTGTTCGTTGAAAAATCAAGGGATTCGCGTTCTCTAAACGGGCTCCCCCTGACATTTGTGATGTTGAAATTAAAGAAATACGTATATTTGTTTGTGCTATCGTTTTTTTACTCTGAACCACGGGCAGAACAATCCACTTCCGGAAACTGTAGACGTCAAAATGTACGCAGGCGCAGCCCAGCGATTTAGTGTCATGTTGGATTTCCCGATGTATCCGGCAGGTGGCAGCATACTCATAATAAATTCTGAAATGTGACTGAACGACAATGTTAATATACAATTGAACTACAATGTTAATATATAATGGCAATGCTACACAGAAGCATGAAAATAATGATCCATGTACAAAATATTGTTTATGCAAAAATGTTTAATAAATAAAACAGCAATTCATTGAGCCCTCTTACACATGTGAATTGTGAATCCAAGGCAAAATAGCATTTTACCAGACTCAAATGATAAGCTCTAGCTAATATCTTTAGTAGCAGTATAAGTAACATCTGATGACTCAGAATACATCTGCAATGCACCATTTCAAAGTCAAGCCTAATCCATAAATGTACAATTAATCACCTGTGTCTGtgagggttgcacattttggggaatatccAGAGGTGGAAACTTCCCGTATACGGAAAtccatattaataccatttaaatgtagatgttttttgcattggatatatttacaatatcatatggagacagaaacataaaccttttgccttataagtagacataattgcaaattattaaatccttccaatagaaaaaaaaaaacaatttagttaTGAATTGAACTTTatttaaatgagttgactcttcaaaTGGGAGAGTCaacaatttttcaacccttgtattggtcagcctgttgcgtgctttggtgtgagtgttcccaaacaaggaccaattGCGCTTTGAGgcagctgatgttggtgggatttggaggatgatggaggcaacaggggtaatagcctcagatccacaaagtcccttacaccaggtggctgatgagatatgttggcacagctgccatattgcatctccatcttAAAGATATgattggaagtgtacttcgccagactgccaagaacctttccctcatccaggccaaggtggcgagacatggTAGTGATGATCCATAGggcttgttgatctctgcaccagacaggatgctcttgccagcatacttggggtccaacatgtatgctgtggcgtgtatgggcttcagggaGAAGTCTTCATGCTTTTTGATATATTTCAAAACTGCAGTTTCCAGAGTTTCCAGTGTCTGAACAttagacaggatggcattgtctccttCAATCCgcgcaatggctactgctataggtttcaggagtttcaggctgcttaccactctctcccaaaatacataatCCAGACTGTGACATGGCCATTTCTTGGAAAGACTcctaggctactatttactagttaacaaaaataATGTATGTCATATCAAATATATTCACCcaacccagtattgtaatcaaaacttaccagaaagcatgtagtccttagctcagacagtgtagtagtgtgggctcaatagcattccattagtgtgcaagatcttgagaagcCGCTGTAGATGTGATGGATGAGTGCACTGtacatgcagagggttgcaattccattgaattatggatagtttaaccaaaatatgccacaagacatagaattgccttatgtgtatcgcATAAAAAAGGCTCACTGtttgttataagctaacttttttgatgaatttaagcaaaattctcCAAATTCCAGGgtttaacttcccatggaaaatttccAGAACAATTCCGGAAATGTATCGGAAAGTTTCCGACGCTTTGCAAACCTTGTGTCTGTTGGAACGGTTTATAGTCCAGTTTATACTGTACTTTCACtatgtacactaccagtcaaacgttttagaacacctactcattccagggtctttctttatttttttgtcttttctacattgtagaataatagttaagacatcaaaactatgaaataacacatatggaatcatgtagaaccaaaaaagtgtaaaacaaatcaaaatatattttatatttgatttgagattcttcagcatggctaccacagcattctgcatcaATATgttatcccatctggtttgcacttagtgggactatcatttgtttttcaacaggacaatgatccaacacacctccaggctgtgtaagggctatttgaccaagaaggagagtgatggagtgctgcatcagatgacctggcctccgcaatcccgacctcaaccaaattgagatggtttgaga
This genomic interval from Oncorhynchus keta strain PuntledgeMale-10-30-2019 chromosome 2, Oket_V2, whole genome shotgun sequence contains the following:
- the lto1 gene encoding protein LTO1 homolog isoform X2 produces the protein MAHKSEDLFDCILMADDRFHVEGYREGFGEGTRQGMIDGRKHGASHGAKLSMEVSFYYGFGITWKCLLQNNTDVKARKRLKVLESLLGLIQKFPHEEPQYEHLQEDMEKVRAKFRQTSVIM
- the lto1 gene encoding protein LTO1 homolog isoform X1 is translated as MAHKSEDLFDCILMADDRFHVEGYREGFGEGTRQGMIDGRKHGASHGAKLSMEVSFYYGFGITWKCLLQNNTDVKARKRLKVLESLLGLIQKFPHEEPQYEHLQEDMEKVRAKFRQVCSLLNVPTDFSDYVKSGGSGGISF
- the LOC118358647 gene encoding cytosolic iron-sulfur assembly component 2B-like; protein product: MSGGARLENANPLIFQRTGERLQTANDEDEDVADPIDDREIFDLIRSINDPEHPLSLEELNVVEQVRVRVDDQENTVGVEFTPTIPHCSMATLIGLSIKVKLLRSLPERFKIDVHITPGTHASEDAVNKQLADKERVAAALENSQLLEVVNQCLISNARTG